In Chromobacterium rhizoryzae, one genomic interval encodes:
- a CDS encoding chemotaxis protein CheA — protein MSEFAGMEELLQDFLMESTDLLSDVDNKLVELEKRPEDKALLNDIFRGFHTIKGGAGFLNVGPMINLCHRTENLFDKLRNGQLHITAGIMDVILDATGIVRDMFGTMGQGLMPSEADPRILAALDAALAGEALSEEPAAAEPAPAAAPAPVATPAPAAAAAPQPASNGQGPDWNQLYQAVTPGGAPAAPAAAPAPQAAAAPPAPAPVAAAPAPKPAAKPAPSKPAASAPSSSGPQENTIRIDTVRLDMVLNLSGEIGLTKNRLTTLRTEILQGNRDTNTLRSLDEAISQLDLLVGDLQNAVMKTRMQPIGRLFQKYPRLARDLARQLGKEVELVLSGEETELDKTMIEDLNDPLVHLVRNAVDHGIEQPEERIAAGKKPQALVQLTAEQVGDHILIEITDDGKGMNADALRRKAIEKGLIDQESANTLDEKQCLQLIFLPGFSTKDQISSVSGRGVGMDVVRTNIQKLNGRIDINSVQGEGTRISISLPLTLAILPVLVVRACNQPFAVPLAMVREIITIDPSAIQEVSGKPTIVVRDEILPLKTLAGLLGWEPTQKPYFGVLMQSAEKSFILAIDSFVGRDDVVIKPLQNIRPKGVAGATLSGDGSVVLVLDMEDLLTSSEASNTVTRSADLIAT, from the coding sequence ATGAGCGAATTCGCCGGCATGGAAGAGCTGCTGCAAGACTTCTTGATGGAGTCTACGGACCTCCTTTCCGATGTAGACAATAAACTGGTCGAACTGGAAAAGCGCCCGGAAGACAAAGCGCTGCTGAACGACATTTTCAGAGGCTTCCACACCATCAAGGGCGGCGCGGGCTTTCTCAATGTCGGCCCGATGATCAATCTATGCCATCGCACCGAAAACCTGTTCGACAAACTCCGCAACGGCCAGCTGCACATCACCGCCGGCATCATGGACGTGATTCTTGACGCCACCGGCATCGTGCGCGATATGTTCGGCACCATGGGCCAGGGCCTGATGCCCAGCGAAGCCGACCCGCGCATCCTGGCGGCCTTGGACGCCGCGCTGGCGGGCGAGGCACTGTCCGAAGAGCCCGCGGCGGCCGAACCGGCCCCAGCGGCAGCTCCCGCTCCGGTTGCAACGCCGGCGCCCGCCGCTGCGGCCGCGCCGCAGCCCGCAAGCAATGGTCAAGGCCCGGACTGGAATCAGCTCTATCAAGCCGTCACCCCCGGCGGCGCGCCCGCCGCCCCTGCGGCGGCGCCCGCGCCCCAAGCGGCAGCGGCGCCTCCGGCCCCGGCCCCGGTTGCCGCTGCGCCTGCGCCCAAACCGGCGGCCAAGCCGGCTCCGAGCAAACCGGCGGCCAGCGCACCCAGCAGCAGCGGCCCTCAGGAAAACACCATCCGCATCGACACCGTGCGTCTCGACATGGTGCTCAACCTGTCCGGCGAAATCGGCCTGACCAAGAACCGTCTAACCACGCTGCGCACGGAAATCCTGCAAGGCAACCGCGACACCAATACCCTGCGCTCGCTGGACGAGGCGATCAGCCAGCTGGACCTGCTGGTCGGCGACCTGCAGAACGCGGTGATGAAAACCCGCATGCAGCCGATCGGCCGCCTGTTCCAGAAATACCCGCGCTTGGCTCGCGACCTCGCCCGCCAATTGGGCAAGGAAGTCGAACTGGTGCTGTCCGGCGAAGAGACCGAGCTGGACAAGACCATGATCGAGGACTTGAACGATCCGCTGGTCCACTTGGTGCGCAACGCCGTCGACCACGGCATCGAACAGCCTGAAGAGCGCATCGCCGCCGGCAAGAAGCCGCAGGCGCTGGTGCAGCTGACCGCCGAACAGGTGGGCGACCACATCCTGATCGAGATCACCGACGACGGCAAAGGCATGAACGCCGACGCGCTGCGTCGCAAGGCCATCGAAAAAGGCCTGATCGACCAGGAAAGCGCCAACACGCTGGATGAGAAGCAATGCCTGCAGCTGATTTTCCTGCCCGGCTTCTCCACCAAGGATCAAATTTCCAGCGTGTCCGGCCGCGGCGTGGGCATGGACGTGGTGCGCACCAATATCCAGAAACTGAACGGCCGCATCGACATCAACTCGGTGCAGGGCGAAGGCACCCGCATCAGCATCTCGCTGCCGCTGACCCTCGCCATCCTGCCGGTGCTGGTGGTGCGCGCCTGCAACCAGCCGTTCGCCGTGCCGCTGGCGATGGTGCGCGAAATCATCACCATCGACCCGAGCGCGATCCAGGAAGTCTCCGGCAAGCCCACCATCGTGGTGCGCGACGAAATCCTGCCGCTGAAAACCCTGGCCGGCCTGCTGGGCTGGGAGCCGACGCAAAAGCCTTACTTCGGCGTGCTGATGCAGTCCGCGGAAAAATCCTTCATCTTGGCGATCGACTCCTTCGTCGGCCGCGACGACGTGGTGATCAAGCCGCTGCAGAACATCCGCCCGAAAGGCGTGGCCGGCGCCACCCTGTCCGGCGACGGTTCCGTCGTGCTGGTGCTGGACATGGAAGACCTGCTCACCTCCAGCGAGGCCAGCAACACCGTCACCCGATCCGCGGACCTGATCGCCACCTGA
- the cheZ gene encoding protein phosphatase CheZ yields the protein MSNHILESGDNPDLEALFDSIATQQSEAAPPEAAAPEAVAASQPAGAAGSPTSMYEQIGQLTRKMHDALRDLGYDKSLGKMADAIPDAKDRLTYIATLTENSAERVLNATDLAKPYQDQLESKALELSSRWERLYANLLSVEEFQQLAADTRGYLNEVPAQTQATSTQLLEIVMAQDFQDLTGQVIKKMMGMVQLLESELVNFLIEFSPEAKKEELGMGTNLLNGPVINPEGRTDVVSSQQQVDDLLESLGF from the coding sequence GTGTCCAATCACATCCTGGAGAGCGGGGACAACCCGGATCTTGAAGCTCTGTTCGACAGCATTGCGACGCAGCAAAGCGAGGCCGCGCCGCCTGAAGCCGCCGCGCCCGAAGCCGTCGCAGCGTCCCAGCCCGCCGGAGCCGCCGGCAGCCCTACCTCGATGTATGAACAAATTGGTCAGTTAACCCGCAAAATGCATGATGCGCTACGCGATCTAGGCTATGACAAATCCCTGGGAAAAATGGCGGACGCGATTCCGGACGCCAAGGACAGGCTGACTTACATCGCCACCCTGACGGAAAATTCGGCCGAACGCGTGCTCAACGCCACGGATCTGGCCAAGCCGTATCAGGACCAGCTGGAAAGCAAGGCGCTGGAGCTGTCCTCGCGCTGGGAACGGCTGTACGCCAATCTGTTGAGCGTGGAAGAGTTCCAACAACTTGCGGCCGACACGCGCGGCTACTTAAATGAAGTGCCGGCCCAGACCCAGGCGACCAGCACCCAGTTGCTGGAAATCGTCATGGCCCAGGACTTTCAGGATCTGACCGGCCAGGTCATCAAGAAGATGATGGGCATGGTCCAACTGCTGGAAAGCGAGCTGGTCAACTTCCTGATCGAATTTTCGCCGGAGGCGAAAAAAGAAGAATTGGGCATGGGCACCAATCTGCTGAATGGCCCGGTCATCAATCCGGAAGGCCGCACCGACGTGGTCAGCAGCCAGCAACAGGTCGACGACCTGCTGGAAAGCCTGGGCTTCTAA
- the cheY gene encoding chemotaxis response regulator CheY — protein sequence MADKNIRFLVVDDFSTMRRIVRNLLKELGFTNVDEAEDGMVALHKLKTQHFDFIVSDWNMPNMTGIELLKAVRADAQLKHLPFMMITAEAKRENIIEAAMAGASGYIVKPFTAATMEEKMNKIFQNLNKPA from the coding sequence ATGGCAGACAAGAATATTCGCTTCCTAGTCGTAGACGATTTCTCCACCATGCGGAGAATCGTGCGCAACCTTTTGAAAGAGCTAGGATTCACCAACGTCGACGAAGCCGAAGACGGCATGGTTGCGCTGCATAAGCTGAAAACCCAGCACTTCGACTTCATCGTTTCCGACTGGAACATGCCCAATATGACCGGCATCGAGCTGCTCAAGGCAGTCCGCGCCGACGCCCAGCTCAAGCACTTGCCCTTCATGATGATCACCGCGGAAGCCAAACGGGAAAACATCATCGAAGCGGCCATGGCCGGAGCCAGCGGTTACATCGTGAAACCCTTCACTGCCGCCACCATGGAAGAAAAAATGAACAAGATCTTCCAAAACCTGAATAAACCAGCCTGA
- a CDS encoding chemotaxis protein — translation MAATDASLLATVDARTKLAGSNKMEILLFSLGTRETFGINVFKVREVSQTPAITKTPNMPFGVEGVLSLRGNIIPVISLGKFIGADQTRSYETMIVTEFNKSTQAFLVDSVDRIIRVDWDKVRAPENMMAASGTNQNLITAITELENGKLVSILDVEQILASVVGEPRLPDVPTAQLENDQYLFFVDDSVVARKEITGVLEKMGIKFQQATNGREAWDRLQTLAGRNFGEDECLHDHLKIILVDAEMPEMDGYVLTKLIKSDQRFRGIPVVMHSSLSSNANRAMGSSVGVDAYVAKFDPGVLAETLIPFLQR, via the coding sequence ATGGCAGCCACAGACGCCTCCTTGCTTGCAACCGTTGACGCCAGGACCAAACTGGCGGGTTCCAACAAAATGGAGATTCTGCTGTTTTCGCTTGGAACGCGGGAAACCTTCGGCATTAACGTTTTCAAAGTGCGCGAGGTGTCGCAGACCCCCGCCATCACCAAAACCCCGAACATGCCGTTTGGCGTGGAAGGCGTGCTGTCGCTACGCGGCAATATCATCCCGGTCATCTCGCTTGGCAAGTTCATCGGCGCCGATCAAACCCGCAGCTACGAAACCATGATCGTCACCGAGTTCAACAAGAGCACCCAGGCCTTCCTGGTCGACTCTGTAGACCGCATCATCCGCGTGGACTGGGACAAGGTGCGCGCGCCGGAAAACATGATGGCGGCGAGCGGCACCAACCAGAACCTGATCACCGCGATCACCGAACTGGAAAACGGCAAGCTGGTATCCATCCTGGACGTGGAGCAGATCCTGGCCAGCGTGGTCGGCGAGCCGCGCCTGCCGGACGTGCCCACCGCCCAGCTGGAAAACGACCAATACCTCTTCTTCGTCGACGACTCGGTCGTCGCCCGCAAGGAAATCACCGGCGTGCTGGAGAAGATGGGCATCAAATTTCAGCAAGCCACCAACGGCCGCGAAGCCTGGGATCGGCTGCAGACCCTGGCCGGCCGCAATTTCGGCGAGGACGAGTGCCTGCACGACCACCTGAAAATCATCCTCGTGGACGCCGAAATGCCGGAAATGGACGGCTATGTGCTGACCAAGCTGATCAAGTCCGATCAGCGTTTCCGCGGCATTCCGGTCGTGATGCACTCCTCGCTGTCCTCCAACGCCAACCGCGCGATGGGCTCCAGCGTGGGCGTGGACGCCTATGTCGCCAAGTTCGACCCTGGCGTGCTGGCCGAAACTTTGATTCCATTCCTGCAGAGGTAG
- a CDS encoding chemotaxis protein, whose amino-acid sequence MSELLKKIDARTKLAGTNKLEILLFSLGQDQRTGRKEIFGINVFKVREVMRTPEITSAPEMPSSVEGMVSLRGALVPVIDLAKYTGVVTSNKPEIMIVTEYNAHTQGFLVEAVDTILRLDWSAMRVPPEMITNRMAGLVTAVTELDNGTLVMMMDVEKVLAETTIVDDGHTFLGIEPVKEPRRIFFADDSAVARKQIERTLEVMNIQYTSAINGMRGWEELQKMANQADLAGKKLSDSLHLVLTDVEMPEMDGYMLTKMIKSDPRFNGIPVLMHSSLSGSSNQKLGESVGVDSYVAKFEPQKLSMKLRQMLNLEPKD is encoded by the coding sequence GTGTCAGAGCTTCTCAAAAAAATCGACGCCAGGACGAAACTGGCCGGCACCAACAAGCTGGAAATCCTGCTGTTCTCGTTGGGCCAGGATCAGCGCACGGGGCGCAAGGAAATCTTCGGGATCAACGTGTTCAAGGTGCGCGAGGTCATGCGCACGCCGGAAATCACTTCCGCGCCTGAAATGCCCTCCTCGGTGGAAGGCATGGTCAGCCTGCGCGGCGCGCTGGTGCCGGTCATCGACCTGGCCAAATACACCGGCGTGGTGACCAGCAACAAGCCGGAAATCATGATCGTCACCGAGTACAACGCCCACACCCAGGGCTTCCTGGTGGAGGCGGTGGACACCATCCTGCGTCTGGACTGGTCCGCGATGCGCGTGCCGCCGGAAATGATCACCAACCGCATGGCCGGGCTGGTGACGGCCGTGACCGAGCTGGACAACGGCACGCTGGTGATGATGATGGACGTGGAAAAAGTGCTGGCGGAAACCACCATCGTCGACGACGGCCACACCTTCCTCGGCATCGAGCCGGTCAAGGAACCGCGCCGGATTTTCTTCGCCGACGACTCCGCCGTGGCGCGCAAGCAGATCGAACGCACGCTGGAAGTGATGAACATCCAGTACACCTCCGCCATCAACGGCATGCGCGGATGGGAAGAATTGCAGAAAATGGCCAATCAGGCCGATCTGGCCGGCAAGAAGCTGTCGGATTCGCTGCACTTGGTGCTGACCGACGTGGAAATGCCGGAAATGGACGGCTATATGCTGACCAAGATGATCAAGAGCGATCCGCGTTTCAACGGCATTCCGGTGTTGATGCACTCCTCCCTTTCCGGTTCCTCGAATCAGAAGCTGGGCGAATCGGTCGGCGTGGATTCCTACGTCGCCAAATTCGAACCGCAGAAGCTGTCGATGAAACTGCGCCAGATGCTGAATCTGGAACCCAAAGACTAA